Proteins co-encoded in one Spirosoma endbachense genomic window:
- a CDS encoding SUMF1/EgtB/PvdO family nonheme iron enzyme, whose product MIQKYHLQRVAYVLLAMAALASCKSKHPTSVQPGKKSTATGIAYNQKDGFQVKKFAGQKAGPNLVFVEGGRFTMGALEEDVMNSRDNRERTVSIQSFYMDETEIANVHYLEYLNAITRDSSEEVVKAALPDTTVWANPLSFNDSYVTQYLRYPAFRYYPVVGVSWVQASDYAVWRSNAVNNELAKGGTKKKGGGFSLKRKSKKEAEPALAEATASTAPPKPSLESGMVLPDYRLPTEAEWEYAAKALIGTQYMDENQINQRIYPWDGSSVRNPKKGRKQGQMLANFKRGRGDYAGIAGRSNDGAIITAEIYSYPANDFGLYNMAGNVNEWVYDVYRPLSYQDVNDLNPIRRNGYMDEAKNYDSKNKQSLIDDKLRVYKGGSWNDVAYWLSPGTRRFLDQDSATAMIGFRCAMIGVGRNK is encoded by the coding sequence ATGATTCAAAAGTATCACCTGCAACGAGTGGCTTATGTGCTGCTGGCAATGGCGGCCCTTGCATCTTGTAAGTCCAAGCACCCGACCAGCGTGCAGCCAGGGAAGAAGAGTACGGCGACGGGGATTGCTTACAACCAGAAAGACGGTTTTCAGGTAAAGAAATTTGCGGGACAGAAAGCTGGTCCAAACCTCGTTTTTGTTGAAGGTGGCCGGTTCACGATGGGTGCTCTCGAAGAAGATGTAATGAATAGCCGCGATAACCGGGAGCGCACAGTGTCGATCCAGTCTTTTTATATGGATGAGACTGAGATCGCAAACGTTCACTATCTCGAATATTTGAACGCAATCACGCGCGATTCTTCGGAAGAAGTAGTAAAAGCAGCATTGCCTGATACGACTGTTTGGGCAAACCCGCTCTCGTTCAACGATTCGTACGTTACCCAATATCTTCGCTATCCAGCTTTCCGATATTATCCAGTTGTGGGTGTGTCGTGGGTACAGGCTAGTGATTACGCTGTTTGGCGGTCGAATGCCGTCAATAACGAACTGGCAAAAGGTGGAACCAAGAAAAAAGGGGGCGGTTTCTCGCTGAAGCGTAAATCAAAAAAAGAAGCAGAACCTGCACTTGCTGAAGCAACTGCATCGACAGCTCCGCCAAAACCAAGCCTGGAAAGTGGCATGGTGCTGCCCGATTATCGGTTACCAACCGAAGCCGAGTGGGAATATGCTGCCAAAGCCCTGATTGGAACGCAATACATGGACGAGAATCAAATTAATCAGCGGATTTACCCCTGGGATGGTTCTTCGGTCCGGAATCCAAAGAAAGGCCGCAAACAGGGCCAGATGCTGGCTAACTTCAAGCGTGGACGCGGTGACTATGCCGGTATTGCTGGCCGCTCAAACGATGGTGCTATTATCACAGCTGAGATTTATTCTTATCCAGCCAATGATTTTGGGCTCTACAACATGGCCGGTAACGTAAACGAATGGGTATACGACGTTTATCGTCCGCTATCCTATCAGGATGTAAATGACCTGAACCCGATTCGCCGGAACGGCTATATGGATGAGGCCAAGAATTACGACTCCAAGAATAAGCAGTCGTTGATTGATGACAAACTAAGAGTTTATAAAGGCGGTTCGTGGAACGACGTTGCCTATTGGCTATCACCAGGGACTCGCCGATTCCTGGATCAGGATTCAGCTACTGCAATGATTGGTTTCCGCTGTGCTATGATCGGTGTTGGCCGAAACAAATAA
- a CDS encoding ComF family protein: MFRFIRTLVADFTDLLFPVLCLGCSRSLGDNEKLLCTHCRINLPETNQHRLPYDQNLLNKFAGKVPIHFVASFVLYSKAGTVQKLIHQIKYKGQKEAAKEIAGWYGYQLKSESELIKEIDVIIGVPLHKSRLQQRGYNQADWIAEGLSEALNVPARTDILIRKRFKESQTRKNRLERWENVKTVFAVPNPEEIEGKNIVIVDDVLTTGSTIEACAIELLRAGCKSVGVLTLATTR; encoded by the coding sequence ATGTTTCGGTTTATTCGGACGCTTGTAGCTGACTTTACGGACCTGCTTTTTCCTGTGCTCTGTCTCGGTTGTAGCCGGTCTTTGGGTGATAACGAAAAGTTACTTTGTACACACTGCCGAATTAACTTACCAGAAACAAATCAACATCGTCTGCCCTATGATCAAAATCTCCTCAATAAGTTCGCCGGAAAAGTCCCTATACATTTTGTGGCTTCTTTTGTCCTCTACTCAAAGGCTGGTACAGTACAAAAACTAATCCATCAGATTAAATATAAAGGCCAAAAAGAAGCTGCAAAAGAAATAGCTGGCTGGTACGGTTATCAACTCAAATCGGAAAGTGAACTGATAAAAGAAATAGACGTAATAATTGGTGTTCCGTTGCATAAGAGTCGCTTACAACAACGGGGTTATAATCAGGCCGATTGGATTGCCGAAGGACTTTCTGAAGCACTTAACGTTCCTGCCAGAACCGATATACTTATTCGGAAACGGTTTAAAGAATCACAAACCCGGAAGAATCGTCTGGAACGATGGGAAAACGTAAAAACAGTATTTGCCGTACCAAATCCAGAAGAAATTGAAGGGAAAAATATCGTTATTGTCGATGATGTATTAACGACGGGATCGACTATAGAAGCCTGTGCAATTGAGTTGTTACGAGCTGGTTGTAAATCAGTTGGGGTATTGACTCTTGCGACGACGCGTTAA
- a CDS encoding DUF4175 family protein, with the protein MHSSNSYTMLVQRIEEYKKRYFQNQLVKGVLFFVALLGSGYLLINTAEFIGRFNSVGRGILFFGFLLTVLAGLYMLVVRPLMSLYGLNKPLSNDEAARQIGLYFPEVGDKLLNTLQLQRISSDQSDLLQASLNQRSQQLLINRFANAIQISRNRQFLKYAIPPLALILLILLINPTFFTNSSTRLVNYNEEFVEEAPFQFVIQNKSMKAFRNEDFPLSVKLKGDALPQAVYVVTNGTRFKLDQKGDRFTYNFDNLQRDLNFHLEASGFNSPAYKISLIDRPAVLSFNVRLDYPAYLNKPTEQLANVGNLLVPQGTVVNWEFAADHTDSLLLRFNTDTKATPARLAEANTFTVNRRLMQNATYTVSLKNGQIATPSTIQYNVQVIPDRFPQISVDRIQDTVTYNYIALSGLVSDDYGFSKMRLNYKITRNGKASPQYSKDIPVNRSTTSQNFVYNWSLDSLKLGQEDRLEYFVQVWDNDGVNGPKSSRSNQLNFVIPSNAEIQKQVDQSAEKTEQQIDNALSKTQAIKKELTAMEDRMRTKKSSDFQDKKQLQDILQKREELMKEVQKLQEQFQKTNDTQQRFAEKNQEMQDKMQQLQKLFNELLDPESKQLYEQLKQLLERKQDEKASEMLDKLSRKERNLERDLDRALKLFKQMQLEQKVNNIAENLEKQANELDKQAEENAKKNETSEDQHKQQEKSQEDFKNTEEQLKELEKQAEKDDLNKPESSEQDQKEIEKEMEEAMKQMKQNQGKKAASSQSKSAKSMRQMSKQMKESMESSEMQEMQENMDDLRNILENLITLSFGQERVMKDFRGMSLQDPRVTKLSQEQLKLQDDAKIIEDSLNALASRVVQIQSFVTRELTNMKSYMDESVQQLRDRRLSMAASKQQFAMTSINNLALMLSDVLKNMQLQMNAMAMPGKGKGGKKGENPSGMGEMQKQLNAKMQQLQKSGKSGRGLSEELSQMAAEQAMIRNMLKKLEESSKGTEAGKQQEKQVKDLMEKMDETETDLVNKRVNPNTINRQNEILTRLLESEKALKQQEEDPKRQAEAAKSTKHSTPAFFDSTNLQNKTKQVEVLRSVTPNYNLFYKKEANQYLQKVSK; encoded by the coding sequence ATGCACTCGTCAAACTCTTACACGATGTTAGTGCAACGCATTGAAGAATACAAAAAACGCTACTTCCAGAATCAATTGGTCAAAGGCGTTTTATTCTTTGTTGCCTTGCTTGGAAGTGGATACTTACTTATCAATACCGCCGAATTCATCGGGCGATTCAACTCGGTAGGTCGAGGAATCTTATTTTTCGGCTTTCTGCTGACTGTACTTGCGGGTTTATACATGCTCGTGGTACGGCCACTTATGAGCCTATATGGGCTTAATAAACCATTGTCGAACGATGAAGCTGCCCGACAAATCGGGCTCTATTTCCCTGAGGTAGGGGATAAGCTGCTGAATACATTACAGCTTCAGCGTATCTCCTCTGATCAAAGTGATTTGCTTCAGGCAAGTTTGAATCAGCGCTCGCAACAGTTGCTAATTAATCGTTTTGCCAATGCGATTCAGATTAGCCGGAACCGGCAGTTTTTGAAATATGCAATACCACCGCTTGCCCTGATCTTATTGATACTGTTGATAAACCCTACCTTTTTTACAAACTCTTCGACGCGTTTGGTAAATTATAATGAAGAGTTTGTAGAAGAAGCTCCTTTTCAATTTGTTATTCAAAACAAATCGATGAAGGCATTCCGAAATGAAGACTTTCCGCTTTCTGTTAAATTAAAGGGCGATGCATTGCCTCAGGCAGTTTATGTAGTAACAAACGGCACTCGCTTTAAACTTGATCAGAAAGGAGATCGGTTTACCTATAATTTTGATAACCTCCAGAGAGATCTGAACTTTCATTTAGAAGCATCGGGTTTTAACTCTCCTGCCTACAAAATTTCTCTCATTGATCGGCCTGCTGTCCTTTCGTTCAACGTAAGACTCGATTATCCTGCTTACTTGAATAAGCCTACCGAACAACTAGCTAATGTTGGAAATCTGCTTGTCCCCCAAGGAACGGTAGTTAACTGGGAGTTTGCCGCTGACCATACAGACTCACTTTTATTACGGTTTAATACCGATACAAAAGCGACACCGGCACGGTTGGCTGAGGCCAATACATTTACTGTGAATCGGCGATTGATGCAAAATGCCACTTATACAGTCTCGTTAAAAAATGGACAGATTGCAACCCCGTCAACCATTCAGTACAATGTTCAGGTTATTCCTGATCGTTTTCCACAAATTTCCGTTGACCGCATTCAGGACACGGTAACCTACAATTATATCGCGTTATCCGGTCTGGTTTCAGATGATTACGGGTTTTCAAAAATGCGATTGAATTATAAGATCACTCGTAACGGGAAGGCCTCACCCCAGTACAGTAAAGACATCCCCGTTAACCGGTCAACAACCTCACAGAACTTTGTTTATAACTGGTCGCTCGACAGCTTAAAGCTTGGTCAGGAGGATCGCCTGGAATACTTTGTTCAGGTGTGGGATAATGATGGTGTGAACGGTCCTAAATCAAGTCGTTCAAATCAGCTGAATTTTGTTATACCCTCTAACGCTGAGATTCAGAAGCAGGTCGATCAGTCGGCCGAGAAAACCGAGCAACAGATCGATAATGCGTTAAGCAAAACCCAGGCAATCAAAAAAGAGCTGACTGCCATGGAAGATAGAATGCGCACGAAAAAGTCCTCTGACTTCCAGGACAAAAAACAGTTGCAGGACATTCTTCAGAAGCGAGAAGAATTGATGAAAGAGGTTCAGAAACTGCAGGAACAATTCCAGAAGACGAACGACACGCAACAGCGTTTTGCTGAGAAAAATCAGGAAATGCAGGATAAAATGCAGCAGTTGCAAAAACTCTTCAATGAGTTGCTCGACCCGGAATCGAAGCAATTATATGAGCAGTTGAAGCAGTTACTAGAGCGTAAACAAGATGAGAAAGCGTCTGAAATGCTTGATAAATTAAGCCGGAAAGAACGTAATCTGGAGCGCGACCTAGATCGGGCCCTGAAGCTCTTCAAGCAAATGCAGTTGGAGCAAAAGGTTAATAATATTGCTGAGAATCTGGAAAAACAGGCCAATGAATTAGACAAGCAAGCCGAAGAAAACGCGAAGAAAAATGAGACTTCTGAGGACCAGCACAAACAACAGGAAAAGTCTCAGGAAGATTTTAAGAACACAGAAGAGCAACTAAAGGAGCTGGAAAAACAAGCAGAGAAAGACGATCTCAATAAACCAGAATCTTCGGAGCAGGATCAAAAGGAGATTGAGAAAGAAATGGAAGAGGCTATGAAGCAGATGAAGCAAAACCAGGGTAAGAAAGCAGCTTCATCGCAGAGTAAATCGGCCAAATCGATGCGTCAGATGAGTAAGCAAATGAAAGAGTCGATGGAATCATCGGAGATGCAGGAGATGCAGGAGAACATGGATGATCTTCGTAATATCCTTGAAAACCTGATAACGCTGTCATTTGGTCAGGAGCGCGTCATGAAAGATTTTCGGGGTATGAGCCTTCAGGACCCTCGCGTTACAAAGCTTTCTCAGGAGCAGTTAAAGCTTCAGGATGATGCCAAAATCATTGAAGATAGTCTCAATGCACTGGCTAGTCGGGTTGTCCAAATTCAGTCGTTCGTTACCCGAGAGTTGACAAATATGAAGTCGTACATGGACGAAAGTGTCCAGCAGCTACGGGATCGTCGGCTAAGTATGGCCGCTTCCAAACAGCAGTTTGCCATGACATCTATTAATAATCTTGCCCTTATGCTGAGCGATGTATTGAAGAATATGCAACTGCAAATGAATGCTATGGCTATGCCCGGAAAGGGGAAAGGCGGCAAGAAAGGCGAGAATCCAAGTGGTATGGGTGAGATGCAAAAACAGCTTAACGCTAAAATGCAGCAACTCCAGAAAAGTGGCAAATCGGGTAGGGGATTGTCAGAAGAACTTTCTCAAATGGCTGCTGAGCAAGCTATGATTCGAAATATGCTCAAGAAATTAGAGGAGAGTTCAAAGGGAACAGAAGCGGGTAAGCAACAAGAAAAGCAGGTTAAAGATTTGATGGAAAAAATGGATGAAACCGAAACAGATTTAGTGAACAAGCGGGTGAATCCAAATACTATTAACCGTCAGAACGAAATTTTAACCCGTTTACTTGAATCTGAAAAAGCGTTAAAACAACAGGAAGAAGATCCAAAACGACAAGCTGAAGCTGCCAAATCAACAAAGCATAGCACCCCTGCTTTCTTTGATTCTACCAATTTACAGAATAAGACCAAACAGGTAGAAGTACTTCGGTCAGTAACTCCCAACTATAATCTCTTCTATAAAAAAGAAGCGAACCAGTATTTGCAAAAAGTAAGTAAATAG
- the mnmG gene encoding tRNA uridine-5-carboxymethylaminomethyl(34) synthesis enzyme MnmG, with protein MFSSYDVIVVGAGHAGCEAASAAATMGSKVLLITMNMQTIAQMSCNPAMGGVAKGQIVREVDALGGLSGIISDKSMIQFRMLNRSKGPAMWSPRCQSDRNVFASEWRKALEENRNIDFWQDTVNEVLVKDSQVAGVRTSLGVDFFAKAVVLTNGTFLNGRMFIGEKVFGGGRTAERSATGLTEQLVSLGFESGRMKTGTPPRVDGRSLNYALMEEQLGDEKPGKFSYTNTPALTKQRSCWITYTNQAVHDELKTGFAKSPMFTGRIKGLGPRYCPSVEDKINRFADKDRHQIFVEPEGWDTVEVYVNGFSTSLPETVQYNALRKIPGFENVRMFRPGYAVEYDFFPPTQLKPTLETQLVKNLFFAGQINGTTGYEEAACQGLMAGINAHRNKNEEAEFTIKRSEGYIGVLIDDLITKGTEEPYRMFTSRAEYRTLLRQDNADLRLTEKGYAIGLASQERYESMVTKRDGIAQLTEAIRTAKLKPEDVNGWLETKGSSPLREKSSLYTLLKRPEIDQSDVKELLNLLPEIPGVGEETIEQTVIEIKYEDYLNREKLNAEKLDKWESLAINPTFDYDRLKALSFEGKEKLKRLRPATIGQASRISGVSPSDVSILLVYMGR; from the coding sequence ATGTTTTCTTCATACGATGTCATTGTAGTAGGGGCAGGGCATGCCGGTTGTGAAGCAGCCAGTGCTGCTGCCACAATGGGTTCTAAGGTTCTGCTCATTACGATGAACATGCAGACCATTGCCCAGATGTCCTGCAACCCAGCCATGGGCGGAGTTGCAAAAGGACAAATTGTACGAGAAGTAGATGCACTGGGTGGTTTATCAGGAATCATAAGTGACAAAAGCATGATCCAATTTCGAATGCTAAATCGTTCGAAAGGTCCAGCCATGTGGAGTCCAAGATGCCAAAGCGACCGAAATGTATTTGCCTCAGAATGGCGAAAAGCGCTGGAAGAAAACAGAAATATTGATTTCTGGCAGGATACAGTAAATGAAGTACTTGTAAAGGACAGTCAGGTTGCTGGTGTGAGAACAAGTTTGGGAGTGGATTTTTTTGCCAAAGCTGTTGTGTTGACGAATGGCACATTCTTAAACGGCCGGATGTTTATCGGAGAAAAAGTTTTTGGTGGGGGACGAACAGCCGAACGATCAGCAACCGGTTTAACCGAACAGTTGGTTAGTCTGGGCTTTGAATCGGGCCGGATGAAAACCGGAACTCCTCCTCGTGTAGACGGTCGGAGCCTGAACTATGCGTTGATGGAAGAACAATTGGGTGATGAAAAACCCGGCAAGTTTTCCTACACGAATACGCCAGCATTAACGAAACAGCGCAGTTGCTGGATCACCTATACGAACCAGGCAGTTCATGATGAGCTCAAGACTGGTTTCGCAAAATCACCGATGTTTACGGGGCGGATCAAAGGACTTGGGCCTCGTTACTGCCCATCGGTGGAGGATAAAATCAATCGATTCGCGGATAAAGATCGACATCAAATCTTTGTAGAGCCAGAAGGTTGGGATACTGTTGAAGTGTATGTAAATGGTTTTTCAACCTCATTGCCTGAAACCGTTCAGTATAACGCATTACGAAAAATACCCGGATTTGAGAACGTGAGAATGTTCAGACCCGGATACGCTGTAGAATATGATTTCTTTCCGCCAACTCAGTTAAAGCCAACGCTAGAGACACAATTGGTCAAAAATCTGTTCTTTGCTGGACAGATTAATGGGACAACTGGTTATGAAGAGGCAGCCTGCCAGGGACTGATGGCTGGTATTAATGCGCATCGAAATAAGAATGAAGAAGCTGAGTTTACAATCAAACGGTCGGAGGGATATATCGGCGTCCTGATTGATGACCTGATAACTAAAGGGACGGAAGAACCGTATCGGATGTTTACATCCCGGGCAGAATATCGCACCTTGTTACGTCAGGACAACGCCGATTTACGGCTCACTGAAAAGGGGTACGCAATCGGATTGGCATCGCAGGAACGGTATGAATCTATGGTTACCAAACGGGATGGGATCGCTCAGCTAACCGAAGCAATCCGGACAGCAAAGCTCAAACCCGAAGATGTAAATGGTTGGTTAGAGACTAAGGGAAGTTCGCCGTTGCGCGAAAAAAGCAGTCTGTATACCTTACTCAAACGGCCAGAAATTGATCAGTCCGACGTAAAAGAACTGCTGAACCTCCTGCCAGAAATACCTGGGGTAGGGGAGGAGACGATTGAGCAAACAGTAATCGAAATCAAGTATGAAGATTATCTCAATCGGGAAAAACTGAACGCCGAGAAATTAGATAAATGGGAAAGTCTGGCAATTAATCCCACATTCGATTACGACCGCCTTAAAGCATTATCATTTGAGGGAAAGGAAAAATTGAAGCGACTTCGGCCAGCAACGATTGGTCAGGCATCCCGCATCAGCGGAGTAAGCCCTTCTGATGTTTCAATTCTTCTGGTCTATATGGGCCGTTAA
- a CDS encoding class I SAM-dependent methyltransferase: MTNPRPDEKTIGLYYKSEQYVSHNDESSGLINTAYRLVRNYTLRSKLNLIKKLNGGPGRILDVGCGTGAFLDTCKQGGWQVSGMEPDPDARAVAQKKLEADIQPDLKVLAGALPFDIITLWHVLEHIPDLNETVPQLNKLLSPKGTLLIAVPNSDSYDAHYFKEYWAAYDVPRHLQHFTPSTIKPLFEKHGLTLIEQKPMVFDAFYIAMLSTRYKTGKTDYLRSVRVGLTSNQQAKQTGNSSSLIYLFKKA, translated from the coding sequence TTGACCAACCCTCGGCCCGACGAAAAAACGATTGGATTATATTATAAATCGGAGCAGTATGTATCACACAATGACGAGAGCAGTGGCCTAATAAATACGGCTTATCGGTTAGTCCGTAATTACACGCTTCGGTCAAAATTAAATCTCATCAAAAAGCTTAATGGTGGGCCAGGCCGAATTCTCGACGTAGGTTGTGGCACTGGTGCGTTCCTCGATACCTGTAAACAGGGAGGCTGGCAAGTATCAGGTATGGAACCAGATCCAGATGCTCGCGCTGTTGCTCAAAAAAAATTAGAAGCCGACATCCAGCCTGATCTTAAGGTATTGGCCGGGGCACTACCTTTCGACATAATTACCTTATGGCATGTGCTCGAACATATTCCTGACCTCAATGAGACAGTGCCCCAACTGAATAAATTACTTAGTCCGAAGGGAACATTATTGATCGCCGTTCCCAATTCTGATTCTTACGATGCGCACTATTTTAAAGAATATTGGGCAGCCTATGATGTGCCTCGTCATTTACAACATTTCACTCCATCGACCATCAAGCCGTTATTTGAGAAGCATGGCCTGACATTAATTGAGCAGAAGCCAATGGTGTTTGATGCTTTCTATATTGCTATGCTTAGCACGCGTTACAAGACGGGCAAAACAGATTATCTAAGAAGTGTGCGGGTAGGACTTACCTCTAATCAGCAAGCCAAACAAACAGGCAACTCATCCAGTTTAATCTATCTATTTAAGAAGGCCTGA